DNA sequence from the Sinomonas terrae genome:
GAGTCGTGCCGCGGTGCGCGGGGCCGAAGAAGTAGCGGAGCTTGCCGGTGGTGCGCATGAACCGCTGGGCGAAGTTTTCGTCAGCCATGATCCCTTCCTTCTTCCATGCACAATGCCTATCCATAGTACCCTGACTATTAGCGCACTAATCGTCAAGAGCCCAGTGGAGGAACCGTGAGCACATCGATTGAGCAGCACGCGGACGCCACCGTGCTCAGTGAAGAGTTTGCGCCCCAAGACGACCTTCTCCTCGAGCGGCAGCTGTGCTTCGCGCTGAGCGTCGCGAGCCGGAGCGTCGTGGCTGCCTACCGGCCAGTGCTGGAACCGATGGGCCTCACCCACCCGCAGTACCTCGTGATGCTCGCCCTCTGGGAGCGGAGTCCGCGCACTGTGCGGGACGTGAGCGACGCCCTCCTCCTCGAGCCTGCGACCATGACCCCCCTCCTCAAGCGCCTCGAGGAGGCCGGGCTGGTCACCCGGTCACGTCAGGCCGGCAACGAGCGGGCCCTCGACGTCGCTCTCACACCGGCGGGCAGGGCGCTCCGCGAGAAGGCTCTCGCCGTTCCGGGAACGATGATGAACCGCCTTCGTATCACTCGCGGGGAAGCCGAGGATCTCCACGGGTCGATGATGAAACTCATCGCCGCGGCCCAGGCAAGCAGAGAAGGGGATTCGGCCAAGCGCGGTTGAAGTTCCCTTCGCCGTCCTTCCCCAACTACCCGGGCCGCCCTCCCCAACTTCCCGGCCCTCCTCCCCAACTACCGGCCCGCCCTCCCCAACTTCCCCGCCCTCCTCCCCAACTACCGGCCCGCCCTCCCCAAGTTCATTGACGACGGCGGCTCGACTCGCCGCAGAATCACTCGCCGCGCCGCGACTTGGAACCTAAGGCTGGGGAGCTCGGCAGTAAGCCTGGGGAGCTCGGTGGTAGAGCTGGGGAACCGGGGGCTAAAGCTGGGGAGCTCGGCAGTAAGCCTGGGGAGCTCGGTGGTACAGCTGGGGAACCGGGGGCTAAAGCTGGGGAGCTCGGCGCTGGAGTTGGGGAAAGTGGCACAGAAGCCGGGGAGGGCGGCCCTCGCCCCGGCTCCGAAACCCGGGGATAATGGATCGGTGCCTTTCCGCGACCTGGCCGCGCCCGCCGTCGTCCTCCCCCGCCGTGTCCTCCAACAGGAGGAGTGGCTCCCGCGCGCTCAGGCGCACTCGGAGCGGGTGGCCCGCTTCGCCGAGCCGTTCGTTGCGCGACGGAACGCGCGGAAGAAGCACCCGGTCGAGGACTTCCTCTTCACTTACTACACGCACAAGCCCGGCCAACTCGGCCGCTGGCACCCGGGCGCCGGCGTCGTCCTCTGCGGCGAAGCGGCGGCTGAGCGGCTCGGCTGGAAGCACTATCGCGGGCTCACGGACGCAGAGCGGGAGGCGGCAGGTGTCGCGGGCGGCGGATGCGCGGTCGTGCTCGACGCCGAAGGCTACCTCCGCGAGCGCGAGGAGACGGTGCGCTTCTGCGACCTGATCCTGCGCGGGACGGCCGAGCGGCCAGCCCAGTTCGGCTGCTTCGGCCTGCACGAGTGGGCCATGGTGTATCACTCCGAGAAGTTCGGCATCCGCCACGAGTACCTTCCGCTCCGGCTCGGAGCCGAGGGCACGGACCGCGTCGTTGAGGACCACCGCATCCGGTGCACCCACTTCGACGCGTTCCGCTTCTACACCCCCGATGCCGCGCCTCGGAACGAGCTCCAGCCGACCCGCGAGACGCAGCGCGCGCTCGAGCAGCCCGGGTGCCTGCACGCGAACATGGACCTCTACAAGTGGGCGTACAAGCTGGGGCCGGCTGTTCCGGGCGAACTGCTCATGGACTGCTTCGAACTCGCGTGGCGCGTGCGGGAGATGGACATGCAGGCTTCGCCGTACGACCTTGCCGAATGGGGCTACGAGCCCATCCGCATCGAGACGGCCGCTGGCAAGGCCGAGTACGTCGAGAAGCAACGGGCCTTCGCCGCGGAGGCGGCGGCGCTGCGGGAGCGGTTGACGACGGCGATCGCACCCTTGACTGCGGCCCTCCCCTAGCCGACGAGTGACCACATCCTCCCCGACGAGTGGTCACATCTTCCCCGACGAGAGGCCAGATCTACGGGAAGTGGCCAGTCGTCGGGAGGGAAGTGGCCACTCGTCGGGAGGGAAGTGGCCAGTCGTCGTGTGGGTTGGAGGGCTTGGGGGTCAGAGGGCTTCGACGTAAAGCCAGCGGCCGCCCTCGCGCACGAACCTGGACGTTTCGCGCATGATTCCGCGGCCGTCGTCGTCCGCGTAATGAGCGGCGAACTCGACGATCCCGCGCTCGTCGAAGGGGCCGCCCGCCTCCGTGCGGACGACGTCGAGCCGTCGCCAGCGAGTGCTGGCGTCGAGTTCGAGGGCGGTCGGGCGGGTGGACGGATGCCAGGTAGCGAGGAGGTAGTCCTGCATCTCGGTGCCTCCTGTGGCGAACGCGCTGTAGCGCGAGCGCATGAGCGCCTCCGCAGTGGGCGCGACGGCGCCGAGGTGGAACCGGCTGCAGCAATCACCGTACGTGTCGCCGCTTCCGCAGGGGCAGCGTGCACCGGGATCGAGGGTCATGGGGCTACACTAGCGCCGCGATTCCAGCCCCATACCAGGGCTCCGGTAGAATCAGGTTGCAACTCCCCTCAATCACAGGAGCCCTTTGATGCCCCGGATCGTTGTCGATGTCATGCCGAAACCCGAGATTCTCGACCCGCAGGGGAAGGCAATCGTCGGGGCGCTCCCGCGGCTCGGGTTCACCGCGTTCAGCGGCGTGCGGCAGGGCAAGCGCTTCGAGCTTACCGTCGAGGGCCCGGTCACGGACCAGATCCTCGAGCAGGCGCGCGAAGCCGCTGCGACCATGCTGTCCAACCCGGTGATCGAGGACGTGGTGAACGTCGAGGTCCTGGACGAGACCGCGGCCGCAGCCGCTGAGGACGTTGCCGCCCCGACCGAGGCGGAGTGAGCATGAGCGAGACTCCTCTGATCGGTGATCTGGGCGAAACCCCCAGCGCGCCCCTCTCCGGTGCCCGCATCGGCGTCGTCACCTTCCCAGGAACCCTCGACGATCGCGATGCGGCTCGCGCGGTGAAGCTCGCCGGCGGAACGCCGGTTGCGCTGTGGCACGCGGACTCTGAATTGGGCGACGTCGACGCCGTCGTCCTCCCCGGCGGGTTCAGCTACGGCGACTACCTGCGCGCGGGGGCCATCGCCCGGTTCGCGCCGCTCATGGCCAAGATCGTCGATGCTGCAAACTCCGACGCGAAGCTCCCCGTCCTCGGAATCTGCAACGGCTTCCAGATCCTCACTGAGGCGCACCTGCTGCCCGGATCGATGGTCAAGAACGATCACCTCAAGTTCATCTGCCGTGACCAGACGCTGCGCGTTGAGAACAACCGGACGGCGTGGACCAACCAGTTCGAGGAGGGCCAGGAGATCACCGTGGTCCTCAAGAACCAGGACGGCCAGTACGTCGCGGACGAGAAGACGCTCGACGAGCTCGAGGGCGAGGGCCGCGTCGCGTTCCGCTACGTCGGCTGGAACCCGAACGGCTCGCGCCGCGGGATCGCGGGCATCACGAACGCGGCGGGGAACGTCGTCGGGCTCATGCCGCACCCCGAGCACGCCGTCGAGCCCGGCTTCGCCCCCCTCGGCGCCGACGGACACTACAGCACCGACGGACTCGGCTTCTTCGCGTCCGTCCTGAGCCAGCTGGTGGAAGCAAAATGAGCACGCAGACCACGCCCAAGTTCAACATCGACACGGTCGAGCACGCGGCCCAGACGCCGAACGTCGAGCTGCCGTGGGCCGAGCTCGGCCTCAAGCAGAACGAGTTCGAGGAGATCGTCAAGCTCCTCGGCCGCCGCCCCACCGCCGCCGAGCTCGCGATGTACTCGGTCATGTGGAGCGAGCACTGCTCCTACAAGTCCTCGAAGGTGCACCTCCGCCAGTTCGGCGAGAAGCTCACCGACGAGATGAAGAAGGACATGATGGTCGGCATCGGCGAGAACGCCGGTGTGACCAACCTCGGTGACGGCTGGGCCGTGACGTTCAAGGTCGAGTCCCACAACCACCCGTCGTTCGTCGAGCCATACCAGGGTGCGGCCACGGGCATCGGCGGCATTGTCCGCGACATCATCTCGATGGGCGCGCGCCCCGTGGCGGTCATGGACCCGCTGCGTTTCGGTGCGATCGATCACCCGGACACGCCGCGCCTCGTGCACGGCATCGTCTCGGGCATCGGCGGCTACGGCAACTCGCTCGGCCTGCCGAACATTGGCGGCGAGGTCGTTTTCGACTCGGTGTACCAGGCGAACCCGCTCGTGAACGCGCTCGCCGTCGGCGTCCTCCGTCACGAGGACCTGCGCCTCGCGAACGCCTCGGGCGTGGGTAACCGCGTCGTGCTGTTCGGCGCCCGCACGGGTGGCGACGGTATTGGCGGCGCCTCGGTCCTGGCGTCCGAATCCTTCGACGACACGAAGCCGTCGAAGCGCCCCGCCGTCCAGGTCGGCGACCCGTTCGCCGAGAAGGTGCTCATCGAGTGCTGCCTCGAGCTCTTCAAGCACTCGCTCGTCGAGGGCATCCAGGACCTCGGCGCGGCCGGCATTTCATGTGCGACGTCGGAGCTCGCCTCGAACGGCGACGGCGGCATGCGCGTGGAGCTGACGAACGTCCTCCTTCGCGACCCCACCCTGACCCCGGGCGAGATCCTCATGTCGGAGTCGCAGGAACGCATGATGGCGGTCGTGACGCCGGAGAACGTGGCCGAGTTCGAAAAGGTCATGGAGAAGTGGAACGTCGAGTTCTCGTGGCTCGGCGAGGTCACCGACTCGGGCCGTCTCGTCATCACGTGGGACGGCGAGACGATTGTCGACGTCGATCCCCGCACCGTTGCGCACGAGGGTCCGGTCTACAACCGGCCGTTCAATCGGCCAGAATGGCTCGACGGCGTCCAGAAGGACGGGTTCCGGGCGTCGGAGGCCGCGAAGTCGCTTCCCGCCTCCGGTGATGACCTCAAGGCCGCGATCCTCGAGCTCATGGCGTCGCCGAACATGTGCGACAAGTCCTGGGTCACGAAGCAGTACGACAGCTACGTGGGCGGCAACACGACGCTCGCCTCCCCCGACGACGCCGGCGTGATCCGCGTCGACGAGGAGTCCGGGCTCGGCGTCGCCATCTCGACCGACGCCAACGGCCGCTACGCCTACCTCGATCCGTACACCGGCGCGCAGCTCGCGCTTGCGGAGTCGTACCGGAACGTCGCGACCTCCGGCGCCGTCCCCATGGCCGTCACCGACTGCCTCAACTTCGGCTCGCCCGAGGACCCCGAGGTCATGTGGCAGTTCGCCGAGGCTGTGCGCGGCCTCGCCGACGCCTGCCAAACCCTCGGCATTCCTGTCACCGGCGGCAACGTCTCGCTCTACAACCAGACGGGCACGACGGCGATCCACCCCACCCCGGTGGTCGGCGTCCTGGGCAAGTTCGACGACGTCGCCCGCCGCACGCCGTCGGGCTGGCAGCAGAACGCGGACGGTCAGGCGATCTACCTCCTCGGGACGACGCGCGACGAGCTCGACGGCTCCGAGTTCGCGAACCTGCGCGGGCACCTCGGCGGACTCCCGCCGAAGCTCGATCTTGAAGCGGAGAAGACGCTCGGGGCGATCCTCATCAACGCCTCGCGCGACGGCATGGTCGACTCCGCGCACGATCTCTCCGAGGGAGGCCTCGCCGCAGCCCTGTCCGAGATGGTGCTGCGCTTCGGCGTCGGCGCCCGCGTGGCGCTCGATGACCTCTGCGAGCGCGACGGGATCGATGCCTTCACCGCGCTGTTCTCGGAGTCGCAGGCGCGCGCCGTCGTCGCCGTCCCCCGCTCGGAGGAGGTGCGCTTCAACGACATGGCCGCCGCCCGCCAGTTCCCGGTGGTGCGCCTCGGCGTCGTCGACGTCCTCGCGACCTCCCTTGAGGTGCAGGGCCTCTTCGACCTGCCGATCGCTGAGCTCCGCGAGGCCCACGAGGGAACGCTGCCGAAGTACTTCGGCTAGACCCATGCGAGGCTGAAATGCCCCGCCTTCTGGACTTCTCCCCCCGCTGTAGCGGCGGGCGCGGTCCGAAAGGCGGGGCTTTCTCGTAGGAGCGACGGCGGCGATGGTGCTCGGGATCCTCGGCCTTGCCCTCGGGAGCCCAAACCGGCGGGCGATCGCCGGATTCGTCCTTGGCTGCGTCCAGTTCGTGCTGCTCTTCTTCGGCTACGGGGTCCTGTGGTGAGGCCTTAGTCCTCGCTGTGGAGTTCCCTCCGGCGGGCGCTCAGGAGGTCGACCTCCGGGCGCCCTGCCACGAAGCGTTCGACGGCGTCGAGCACCTCGACAGCGTGCGCGCGATCCGCCGACACCAGGGCGGCGCCGATCGAGGCCCGTCTGTGGAGATCCTGACTGCCCACCTCGGCGGCCGAGACCTCGAACCGCCGCCTGAGCTCGCCGACGATGGGGCGGACGACGGCGCGTTTCTCCTTGAGCGAGTGCACGTCGCCGAGGAGGATGTCGAACTCGATCCACGCGATCCACATGCGGCCATTCTTCCCTTGCGGGGCGGAGTTGGCGTACCCGAAACAGCTAGGGCGGTGAGTTGGCGTACCCGAAACAACCAGGGCGGTGAGTTGGCGTACCCGAAACAGCTAGGGGTTAGAGGACGCCGAGGCGGGCCAGACGGCGTCGGGCCGCGGCCTCGCTCGGTCCGGTGGTGCCGAGCGCGAGGCCGACGACGCCGAGCGTCACCTGCGCGGCCTGCCGAGGCGGGAGCAGGCTCCGGCGCAGCGACGAGCGGTCCATGCCGAGCAGCTCGAGGGAGCGGTCCGGCATAGAGTCGACGGCGGCGGCGAAAAGCCTGCGGTACCCGGCCACGAGCAGCGGGTCAAGCGGCAGGTTCCGGAGAAAGCCGACCACCTCGTCAAGGTGCGCGCTGTGGGTGAGGCGCACGCCGTCGTCGTACGCTGCTAACTGTTCACGCAGGGCGGCCGCGGACCGCGGCGGCTCCGCGACTCCCATGAGTTCGCCGGCCACGGCCCACTCGCGGACGTACTGATCCGCCAAACCGGCAGGCAGGGGTCCATGGACGTATTCGTACGCTCCGAGGAACGCGTCCGTGAACGCAAGATGCACCCAGGC
Encoded proteins:
- the purL gene encoding phosphoribosylformylglycinamidine synthase subunit PurL, coding for MSTQTTPKFNIDTVEHAAQTPNVELPWAELGLKQNEFEEIVKLLGRRPTAAELAMYSVMWSEHCSYKSSKVHLRQFGEKLTDEMKKDMMVGIGENAGVTNLGDGWAVTFKVESHNHPSFVEPYQGAATGIGGIVRDIISMGARPVAVMDPLRFGAIDHPDTPRLVHGIVSGIGGYGNSLGLPNIGGEVVFDSVYQANPLVNALAVGVLRHEDLRLANASGVGNRVVLFGARTGGDGIGGASVLASESFDDTKPSKRPAVQVGDPFAEKVLIECCLELFKHSLVEGIQDLGAAGISCATSELASNGDGGMRVELTNVLLRDPTLTPGEILMSESQERMMAVVTPENVAEFEKVMEKWNVEFSWLGEVTDSGRLVITWDGETIVDVDPRTVAHEGPVYNRPFNRPEWLDGVQKDGFRASEAAKSLPASGDDLKAAILELMASPNMCDKSWVTKQYDSYVGGNTTLASPDDAGVIRVDEESGLGVAISTDANGRYAYLDPYTGAQLALAESYRNVATSGAVPMAVTDCLNFGSPEDPEVMWQFAEAVRGLADACQTLGIPVTGGNVSLYNQTGTTAIHPTPVVGVLGKFDDVARRTPSGWQQNADGQAIYLLGTTRDELDGSEFANLRGHLGGLPPKLDLEAEKTLGAILINASRDGMVDSAHDLSEGGLAAALSEMVLRFGVGARVALDDLCERDGIDAFTALFSESQARAVVAVPRSEEVRFNDMAAARQFPVVRLGVVDVLATSLEVQGLFDLPIAELREAHEGTLPKYFG
- a CDS encoding YchJ family protein, giving the protein MTLDPGARCPCGSGDTYGDCCSRFHLGAVAPTAEALMRSRYSAFATGGTEMQDYLLATWHPSTRPTALELDASTRWRRLDVVRTEAGGPFDERGIVEFAAHYADDDGRGIMRETSRFVREGGRWLYVEAL
- a CDS encoding MarR family winged helix-turn-helix transcriptional regulator; amino-acid sequence: MSTSIEQHADATVLSEEFAPQDDLLLERQLCFALSVASRSVVAAYRPVLEPMGLTHPQYLVMLALWERSPRTVRDVSDALLLEPATMTPLLKRLEEAGLVTRSRQAGNERALDVALTPAGRALREKALAVPGTMMNRLRITRGEAEDLHGSMMKLIAAAQASREGDSAKRG
- a CDS encoding oxygenase MpaB family protein, yielding MSIDVLSPLRRRLSFTFSGQSEGIPAWELALEDGEDAGYFAPDSVTWRVHGGMTPIIGGIRALLTQALHPGVLAGVVDHSYYQDEPLARIAHTIRWVFTVTYGDTAAARRACEHVRRRHEPVVGRYVDGRGTERDYSANDPELLAWVHLAFTDAFLGAYEYVHGPLPAGLADQYVREWAVAGELMGVAEPPRSAAALREQLAAYDDGVRLTHSAHLDEVVGFLRNLPLDPLLVAGYRRLFAAAVDSMPDRSLELLGMDRSSLRRSLLPPRQAAQVTLGVVGLALGTTGPSEAAARRRLARLGVL
- a CDS encoding 3-methyladenine DNA glycosylase; the protein is MPFRDLAAPAVVLPRRVLQQEEWLPRAQAHSERVARFAEPFVARRNARKKHPVEDFLFTYYTHKPGQLGRWHPGAGVVLCGEAAAERLGWKHYRGLTDAEREAAGVAGGGCAVVLDAEGYLREREETVRFCDLILRGTAERPAQFGCFGLHEWAMVYHSEKFGIRHEYLPLRLGAEGTDRVVEDHRIRCTHFDAFRFYTPDAAPRNELQPTRETQRALEQPGCLHANMDLYKWAYKLGPAVPGELLMDCFELAWRVREMDMQASPYDLAEWGYEPIRIETAAGKAEYVEKQRAFAAEAAALRERLTTAIAPLTAALP
- the purQ gene encoding phosphoribosylformylglycinamidine synthase subunit PurQ — translated: MSETPLIGDLGETPSAPLSGARIGVVTFPGTLDDRDAARAVKLAGGTPVALWHADSELGDVDAVVLPGGFSYGDYLRAGAIARFAPLMAKIVDAANSDAKLPVLGICNGFQILTEAHLLPGSMVKNDHLKFICRDQTLRVENNRTAWTNQFEEGQEITVVLKNQDGQYVADEKTLDELEGEGRVAFRYVGWNPNGSRRGIAGITNAAGNVVGLMPHPEHAVEPGFAPLGADGHYSTDGLGFFASVLSQLVEAK
- the purS gene encoding phosphoribosylformylglycinamidine synthase subunit PurS; the protein is MPRIVVDVMPKPEILDPQGKAIVGALPRLGFTAFSGVRQGKRFELTVEGPVTDQILEQAREAAATMLSNPVIEDVVNVEVLDETAAAAAEDVAAPTEAE
- a CDS encoding DUF503 domain-containing protein is translated as MWIAWIEFDILLGDVHSLKEKRAVVRPIVGELRRRFEVSAAEVGSQDLHRRASIGAALVSADRAHAVEVLDAVERFVAGRPEVDLLSARRRELHSED